The Danio rerio strain Tuebingen ecotype United States chromosome 10, GRCz12tu, whole genome shotgun sequence genome contains a region encoding:
- the zfand5b gene encoding AN1-type zinc finger protein 5b: protein MAQETNQSPVPMLCATGCGFYGNPRTNGMCSVCYKEHLMRQNNGGVSPISTMASSSVTSSPTSEASAIQIIEATLNNSSAASAESPCAAAAAALPVTQQMTEMSISCEDDAASPKVDLPEPVVTQPTASSAPPSTAEEEAKTAGAPKPKKNRCFMCRKKVGLTGFDCRCGNLFCGLHRYSDKHNCPYDYKAEAAAKIRKENPVVVADKIQRI from the exons ATGGCCCAGGAGACCAATCAAAGCCCCGTGCCCATGCTCTGTGCCACTGGCTGCGGTTTCTATGGTAACCCTCGGACCAATGGCATGTGCTCGGTCTGTTACAAAGAGCATCTAATGCGGCAAAACAACGGTGGAGTCAGTCCTATTAGCACAATGG CTTCCAGCAGTGTCACCAGTAGTCCTACCTCTGAAGCCTCAGCCATCCAGATCATTGAAGCTACGCTTAACAACTCTTCTGCTGCTAGCGCTGAGTCGCCCTGCGCAGCCGCCGCCGCTGCCCTTCCGGTTACACAACAGATGACTGAGATGAGCATTTCCTGTGAAGATGATGCCGCCTCGCCAAAAGTAGATCTTCCTGAGCCAG TTGTCACTCAGCCCACAGCGTCCAGCGCACCTCCAAGCACAGCTGAAGAGGAGGCCAAAACCGCCGGAGCCCCCAAACCCAAGAAGAACAGATGCTTCATGTGCCGCAAGAAGGTCGGCCTGACGG GGTTCGACTGCCGCTGTGGGAATCTCTTCTGTGGTCTCCATCGCTACTCAGACAAGCACAACTGCCCGTACGACTACAAGGCCGAAGCCGCCGCCAAGATCCGCAAGGAGAATCCAGTGGTGGTGGCCGATAAAATCCAGAGAATATAA